In Drosophila yakuba strain Tai18E2 chromosome X, Prin_Dyak_Tai18E2_2.1, whole genome shotgun sequence, a single genomic region encodes these proteins:
- the LOC6525590 gene encoding rab-like protein 3: MPVWLWPQFLNQMAMNNRVRIVVVGDSGVGKTCLTHLIAHNESLIRPGWTVGCNIQVKIHEFKEGTARQCPYFVELFDVGGSLSHKNTRSVFYTGIHGIILVHDLTNGKSQEQLLDWLYEIVNKEGKDTYKSRGTSMPPSPSTPLSSFSSNTSGTDGHIRFDMEEFLGATQTPILVMGTKLDLIDEKRQPKTAVKKAGGIADKCGAEEIWLNCRDNRSLAAGTTDAVKLSRFFDCVIEKRESLGGSGGHVFGMGGFTAGSPPDRRRYGPTSAKLEPSAVPLLETNDLK; the protein is encoded by the exons GTGTGGGCAAGACCTGCCTGACGCATCTGATCGCCCACAACGAGTCCCTCATCCGTCCCGGCTGGACAGTGGGCTGCAACATCCAGGTGAAGATTCATGAGTTCAAGGAGGGCACCGCTCGCCAGTGTCCCTACTTTGTGGAGCTGTTCGATGTCGGAGGCTCGCTGAGCCACAAAAACACTCGCAGCGTCTTCTACACGGGCATCCATGGCATCATTCTGGTGCACGACCTCACCAACGGCAAGTCGCAGGAGCAGTTGCTCGACTGGCTTTATGAGATCGTTAACAAGGAGGGCAAGGATACGTACAAATCGCGGGGCACATCCATGCCCCCATCGCCGTCCACCCCACTGAGCAGCTTCTCATCAAACACCTCCGGCACGGATGGCCACATCCGGTTCGATATGGAGGAGTTTCTAGGCGCCACGCAAACGCCCATCCTGGTCATGGGCACCAAACTGGACCTCATCGACGAGAAGCGGCAGCCCAAGACGGCGGTGAAGAAGGCGGGCGGAATAG CCGATAAGTGTGGCGCCGAGGAGATTTGGCTGAATTGCCGAGACAACCGGAGTCTGGCCGCTGGAACCACTGATGCCGTGAAACTATCCCGCTTCTTTGACTGTGTTATCGAGAAGCGCGAATCGCTCGGCGGCAGCGGAGGCCACGTATTTGGAATGGGCGGCTTCACCGCCGGCAGTCCGCCCGATAGACGACGTTATGGCCCAACCAGTGCCAAGCTGGAACCAAGCGCCGTGCCCCTTCTGGAGACCAACGACCTCAAGTGA